The stretch of DNA CCCGCACGTTGGCGGCTTGCGGTCCTTTGGGTCCCTCCTCGATCTCGAAAGTGACCTCTTGATCCTTCTCGAGCGCCCGGAACCCCTCGCCCACGATCGCTTTGTAGTGCACGAA from candidate division KSB1 bacterium encodes:
- a CDS encoding cold-shock protein translates to MEKGKVKWFSKTKGYGFITREGGGDVFVHYKAIVGEGFRALEKDQEVTFEIEEGPKGPQAANVRVV